From one Portunus trituberculatus isolate SZX2019 chromosome 8, ASM1759143v1, whole genome shotgun sequence genomic stretch:
- the LOC123499740 gene encoding trichohyalin-like has translation MSGRTRPKHLQILTPEEELENLKNEVGVLHRAVESKSAAVGILRAELQECQKERDKFRTLAEQGGGTALHRPPALVPGKAALGDPGRSAMLSGADGTLAQLLCQAKEENRMLRQEATELRCRLHDAQADTKVLREEVQRWRGGGEGRRGSQANTALTQLALQEREQFISQMEELSAKCQALEGDVRGLVEEREELVRELDATHHKLHRLNYILNTLLNSPHHSATTAPPKRIVDLDGIITENRYLQQRLKQAEEEVTLARSNSFKYKSALERCRSQGSVKLGTSENLIVTPKQVSELLQEYRGEVGGLAESDLRSLCVALVDALGQRSRALRTQRSANRVLVNRVNELERRLIDQSNHGVKASMESEQEGEEATTELPLATQELMEGYTPPAGRGGLAWVKEEDVSRDPRLSKFLGRFSSQLPVQRENGDGGDTETQGTVEQDTCEKDMSNGQQDKEESTDMINGKESEKMNEKSDKKINDTKTHKGIIREEEEEEEEEEEEEEEEGEEDVPLLEDSHQPQRPVEDDLEEIVPLDQLDAYIKEMQMNRRRSAHKGKAEKKNTKNEVAENEQKNEQTNLQETENVDRGSRETVRHENGQRKANKGEKKETRENEQEGGERKRGEAEGETTETEKKNDTKQETHDTRNEKQTANQDTFEKNTKEEEDDDDDDESIDLDLSDYDSDNDNLDLALREWKNDCGGKVGGEVSSPARGGKREGFKLWRKEKKSSDDLELPSALQALLDKATVAAKMDDAGWTT, from the exons ATGAGTGGAAGGACGAGACCCAAGCACCTGCAGATTTTAACACCTGAGGAGGAGCTGGAAAACCTGAAGAACGAG gttGGCGTCCTTCACCGTGCTGTGGAGAGCAAGAGTGCTGCCGTGGGCATCCTGAGGGCGGAGCTGCAGGAGTGCCAGAAGGAGAGGGACAAGTTCCGGACGCTGGCTGAGCAGGGCGGCGGCACAGCACTGCACCGGCCCCCTGCCCTGGTGCcggggaag GCAGCGTTGGGTGATCCCGGCCGCTCTGCAATGTTGAGTGGGGCGGACGGCACTCTGGCCCAGCTGCTGTGTCAGGCCAAGGAGGAAAACCGTATGTTGAGACAGGAGGCCACGGAACTGAGGTGTCGCCTGCACGATGCCCAGGCTGATACCAAG GTGCTGCGGGAGGAGGTGCAGCGTTGGCGTGGGGGCGGGGAGGGTCGGCGCGGCAGCCAGGCTAACACAGCACTCACCCAGCTGGCACTACAGGAGCGGGAGCAGTTTATATCGCAGATGGAGGAGCTAAGTGccaag TGCCAGGCGTTGGAGGGGGACGTGAGGGGGCTGGTGGAGGAACGAGAGGAGCTGGTGAGGGAACTGGACGCAACTCACCATAAACTTCATCGTCTTAATTATATTCTGAACACTCTCCTCAACTCCCCTCACCACTCGGCCACTA CAGCTCCCCCAAAGCGTATTGTTGACCTTGACGGCATTATTACTGAGAACAG GTACTTACAGCAGAGACTCAAGCAGGCTGAGGAGGAGGTTACTCTAGCCAGGAGCAACTCTTTCAAATACAAG TCAGCCCTGGAGAGGTGTCGGTCGCAGGGATCCGTCAAGCTCGGCACCTCAGAGAACCTCATTGTCACCCCAAAGCAAG TGAGTGAGCTGCTGCAGGAGTACCGTGGGGAGGTGGGTGGCCTGGCGGAGAGTGACCTGCGCTCCCTGTGTGTGGCGCTGGTGGATGCCCTGGGCCAGCGCTCCAGGGCCCTGCGCACACAACGCTCTGCTAACAG AGTCCTCGTCAACCGCGTGAACGAACTGGAGCGACGACTGATAGACCAGAGCAACCACGGGGTAAAAGCCAGCATGGAGAGcgagcaggaaggagaggaggccaCGACGGAGCTCCCACTGGCCACACAGGAGCTGATGGAAGGGTACACGCCCCCTGCCGGTCGAGGAGGCCTGGcgtgggtgaaggaggaggatgtatcTCGTGACCCAAGGCTATCAAAGTTCCTGGGACGTTTTTCCTCTCAGCTTCCTGtgcagagagagaatggtgatggcggagacacagagacacaggggACAGTGGAACAAGACACATGTGAGAAGGACATGAGCAACGGACagcaagacaaggaggaaagcaCAGACATGATAAATggtaaggaaagtgaaaagatgaatgaaaaaagcgATAAAAAGATTAACGATACCAAGACTCACAAAGGAATTattagagaggaagaagaggaggaggaggaagaggaggaggaggaggaggaggagggtgaagaagaTGTCCCTCTCCTTGAAGACTCTCACCAGCCTCAGAGACCAGTTGAGGATGACCTGGAGGAGATCGTGCCTCTGGACCAACTAGatgcatacattaaagaaaTGCAAATGAACAGACGACGCTCAGCTCACAAAGGCAAGGCagagaagaagaacacgaagaatgAAGTggcagaaaatgaacaaaagaatgaacaaaCCAACCTGCAGGAAACTGAGAATGTAGATcgaggaagtagagagacagTGAGGCACGAAAATGGACAGAGGAAAGCGAataaaggggagaaaaaggagactaGAGAAAACGAACaggaaggaggtgagaggaagagaggagaggcagagggagagacaacagaaacagagaagaaaaacgacacaaaacaagaaacacacgatacaagaaatgaaaaacaaacggCGAATCAAGACACATTCGAGAAAAAcaccaaagaagaagaggatgatgacgatgatgatgagagtATTGACTTGGATCTCAGCGACTACGACAGCGACAACGACAACTTGGATCTGGCGCTGAGGGAATGGAAGAACGACTGTGGAGGGAAGGTTGGCGGGGAGGTGTCTTCACCagcaaggggagggaagagggagggattcaaactgtggaggaaagagaaaaagagtagcGATGATCTGGAGCTCCCGTCGGCCCTCCAGGCGCTTCTTGACAAGGCAACGGTGGCGGCAAAGATGGATGACGCTGGGTGGACGACGTGA
- the LOC123499734 gene encoding ribonuclease P/MRP protein subunit POP5-like yields the protein MQDKQNSLLTLSMVRFKRRYVVVEVVCGRGTVRMSALHDTVLAAVKRMHGDYGVGAVIPGFGVKYINPETQIAFISSSRGPHRLVASSLPFISEVGGRPATVRSLHHAASMRHGFIFLKKYNEEKLKELEEQLPAEKREKLQQEKRKALGAT from the exons ATGCAAGATAAACAAAACTCACTACTCACACTCAGCATGGTCAGAttcaagagaag gtacgtggtggtggaggtggtgtgtgggcgCGGCACCGTCAGGATGAGCGCCCTCCATGACACAGTGCTGGCGGCGGTCAAGCGTATGCACGGCGATTATGGCGTGGGGGCTGTTATTCCTGGatttggtg tgaAGTACATAAACCCGGAAACACAAATTGCCTTCATCAGCAGCAGCCGGGGACCTCATCGGCTGGTGGCGTCGTCGTTGCCCTTCATCTCGGAGGTGGGGGGACGGCCGGCCACGGTGCGCTCCCTCCACCACGCTGCATCAATGAGACATGGCTTCATCTTCCTCAAG AAGTACAATGAGGAGAAGCTGAAGGAACTGGAAGAGCAACTGCCGgctgagaaaagggagaaactaCAGCAGGAGAAACGTAAAGCTCTTGGTGCCACGTGA
- the LOC123501074 gene encoding protein OSCP1-like yields the protein MSLRALPLQFLNLGGEMMYVIDQRLRAQAIPDNQATKVCNDIITIMLNRCFVEEVFTPQEMYSGPALRTVFDKLAHASIMRLNPPSMDKLYDLMVMALKQQLLSCQCPREVLLVTLNHLDALKEYATLPQAAAQVEAALTLFRQTYVGMPEGEVWAARLALLSFVQDIKIRVSVFLKHNLQTPTGTLALPPPGPVPHGSEVPGVVRVMAGQREVVGILRFPPGGDFAPPAPPGSLDPVGQRGTTLGTNMYTVSSEESSVATSSSQTYPDPSSTPAQAQSSEVLAGSGGMKGRGMSELNLLAQLIGSAPSSKEFRLNLFPSEDDEEGVEGARGVAEWVEGGGYSSTITIEGRMRVARPELGRIMSELNDLSLHSKDLAAPHHDKGQDLLDLMDSV from the exons atgTCTCTCCGTGCCCTGCCTCTCCAGTTCCTTAACCTTGGAGGAGAAATGATGTACGTTATTGACCAGAGACTGAGAGCCCAGGCCATTCCAGACAACCAGGCCACTAAAG TCTGCAAcgacatcatcaccatcatgctAAACCGTTGCTTTGTGGAGGAAGTCTTCACACCGCAGGAGATGTACAGCGGCCCGGCTCTCAGGACAGTGTTTGACAAGCTCGCCCATGCCTCCATCATGCGCCTCAACCCTCCCAGCATGGACAAG CTGTACGACTTGATGGTGATGGCCCTCAAACAACAGCTGCTGTCCTGCCAGTGTCCGAGGGAGGTGCTGCTGGTGACCCTTAACCACCTGGATGCCCTCAAGGAGTACGCCACACTCCCCCAGGCTGCGGCACAGGTGGAGGCCGCCCTTACTCTCTTCCGCCAG accTACGTGGGCATGCCAGAGGGTGAGGTGTGGGCTGCCCGTCTGGCTCTGCTTTCCTTCGTTCAAGACATCAAGATTCGAGTCTCTGTTTTCCTCAAGCATAACCTCCAGACACCCACTGGCACCCTGGCACTCCCTCCCCCCGGCCCTGTGCCCCATG GCAGCGAGGTTCCAGGGGTGGTGCGGGTGATGGCGGGCCAGAGGGAGGTGGTGGGCATCCTCAGGTTCCCCCCTGGTGGTGACTTTGCCCCCCCAGCTCCCCCCGGCTCCCTTGATCCTGTGGGGCAGCGTGGCACTACTCTCGGCACTAATat gtatACAGTTTCATCTGAGGAGAGCAGTGTTGCCACCTCCTCCAGCCAGACCTACCCGGACCCCTCCAGCACACCTGCCCAAGCCCAGAGCag TGAAGTCTTGGCAGGGTCAGGAGGGATGAAGGGCCGAGGAATGAGTGAATTGAACCTCCTGGCGCAGCTCATCGGCTCCGCTCCATCCAGCAAAGAGTTTCGACTTAATTTGTTCCCTTCggaggatgacgaggaagg GGTGGAGGGGGCAAGGGGAGTAGCGGAGTGGGTGGAAGGAGGCGGCTACAGCTCGACCATCACCATTGAGGGGCGGATGAGGGTTGCAAGGCCTGAGCTGGGAAGGATTATGAGTGAACTAAATGATTTGTCCCTTCATTCTAAGGATCTCGCCGCCCCACACCACGACAAGGGACAGGATCTACTTGACTTGATGGACAGTgtgtag
- the LOC123501100 gene encoding putative Dol-P-Glc:Glc(2)Man(9)GlcNAc(2)-PP-Dol alpha-1,2-glucosyltransferase, whose amino-acid sequence MGTPQPSFIFPLVVGSFTAVSYVFLVAVYTVQPTPFIDEAFHVPQAQKYCAGKFREWDAKITTLPGLYLFSIGLNGPVSWVLGRQLCDVFSLRVTNLVAAAFMLSSLHKLLTFLHGTKVDGWKLILAGVNLSLLPVMYWFTFLYYTDILATLVVLVMMLLHFHRAPTAAAAMGVVAVMMRQTNIIWVGFLCVLQAADVLGARMLKAPINTVNDAKTLVKRLRKTATKPYRLAEVLADVVVECFGYGLVLLGFLVFVTYNGSIVVGDRSAHQATLHLPQLGYFALFFIIFSLPHVPHHIKPFLRVCQRRPGLCVAVLVAGVMVVHSNTLVHPYLLADNRHLTFYLWNRFYGRYAAARYIMVPVYMFGGFMVHSFIQSRSLVFRLLYLFCVMATLVPQRLLEPRYFIIPFLVARLQTISRSWWLLWAETLYFLLINCLTLYLFVSKTFLWEDSTELQRIIW is encoded by the exons ATGGGGACGCCgcagccttccttcatcttcccgcTGGTGGTGGGCTCCTTCACCGCCGTGTCCTACGTGTTCCTGGTGGCGGTGTACACGGTGCAGCCCACGCCCTTCATTGATGAGGCCTTCCACGTGCCCCAAGCTCAAAAATACTGCGCTGGGAAGTTTAGAGAA TGGGACGCCAAGATCACCACACTGCCGGGCCTCTACCTCTTCTCCATCGGACTGAATGGACCAGTGTCGTGGGTGTTGGGACGCCAGCTGTGTGATGTCTTCTCCCTCCGCGTCACCAATCTTGTTGCCGCTGCCTTCATGCTCTCCTCACTCCACAAGCTTCTCACCTTCCTCCATGGTACTAAG GTGGACGGGTGGAAGCTGATCCTGGCGGGGGTGAACCTGTCGCTGCTGCCGGTGATGTACTGGTTCACCTTTCTTTACTACACCGACATCTTGGCAacgctggtggtgctggtcatGATGTTGCTGCACTTCCACCGTGcccctactgctgctgctgccatgg gggtggtggcggtgatgatgcGCCAGACAAACATCATCTGGGTGGGGTTCCTGTGTGTCCTCCAGGCTGCTGATGTCCTTGGAGCACGCATGTTGAAGGCTCCTATCAACACTGTGAATGATGCAAAG ACACTGGTGAAGAGGCTCCGGAAGACAGCCACCAAGCCATACCGTCTGGCGGAGGTGCTGgcggatgtggtggtggagtgcttCGGGTATGGCTTAGTGCTCCTCGGATTTCTGGTGTTCGTGACGTATAATGGAAGCATAGTTGTTGGAGATCGCTCAGCACACCAAGCgactctccatctccctcagcTGGGATACTTTGctctgttcttcatcattttctctctgcCTCATGTTCCTCACCACATCAAGCCCTTTCTGAGAGTGTGCCAGCGTCGTCCTGGTCTCTGTGTCGCTGTTCTGGTGGCTGGCGTCATGGTAGTGCATTCCAACACACTAGTACATCCTTATCTATTAGCCGACAATAGACATCTCACCTTTTACCTATGGAACCGGTTTTATGGAAGGTACGCAGCTGCTCGGTACATCATGGTCCCTGTGTACATGTTTGGCGGGTTCATGGTCCACTCGTTCATTCAAAGCCGCAGTCTAGTGTTTCGTTTGCTGTATCTCTTCTGCGTGATGGCGACTCTAGTGCCACAACGACTGCTTGAACCACGATACTTCATCATACCCTTCCTGGTGGCACGGCTGCAGACGATATCACGCAGCTGGTGGCTCCTGTGGGCTGAGACGCTCTACTTTCTTCTCATTAACTGTCTCACTCTCTACCTGTTTGTTAGTAAGACTTTTCTGTGGGAGGACAGCACCGAGCTACAGAGAATAATTTGGTGA